GTCCTCGTTCTCCTTCATGTTGCTCCTACCAGCAGCCCCGCAGCCGCGAAGCCCGAATCGAGGTCCGATCTGCAACAATTTCGTGTATCAACGCGTTTGGTAACGTTCGCTACCATCATGGTTGGAAAACCGTACGCCACAgatcattttcttatttttcatattgatAAAATAGGATGTATAACtgtctttataaaaataaataaaaatatttcttatatacataatttctaCATTGTTTCTACAttgattttcataaataataaattatgatagcaaataataatgaataaaaataaattaatattaatctctttatattataaaaaagaattgctGTCGCACATGTGTGACATTTAATCTTTCTCTCAAGAAAACTGAAGATGTGGTAGCGAACATATTAAAATTGCGAatcatcaataattaaaaataaaaatcctaGAAAGTTTCTTAGTGACGAAACATGATGAGATTGAGATGGATGCTAAAGTACCTCTTCCGGCCCGTGCTGTCCGTAACTGAGTCTTTGCACTTTCCTGAAGGTCTCGTCATTCATCGCCTCCCTTACTGCCTCGTTCAGCGTGCGCTCCAGCGCTCGTTGCTTTCTCTTGCTCAATCCGTCGTAGTAACTAACATGAAacggaatttttattattacattcattTGTTACTCgctttcaatatatttctctcattCATTGTAAAATATAGAGAAGCATAAAActccgtttcttttttttcatatttaagtTCTCGTGGCTAATTCATTACCTCGAATTCAGGGAACTGTTATCTCTCGAGATATTCTTATCGCGGACAAGACGGATATCGTGTTCCCAAAACCGACGCAGTTCCGGTGTGGACGTGTACGGCGCGGCCACTTCTTTAATCTGGAATGAGGGATTACACAGCAGAAGCAAAAATAACGTCGGTTTTATTCTTAACGCGCGTGATAACAAAATGTCAATTCTACAATTGACATTACTTAATGGAGAACACATATATGTGTTATCGTATATCGACACGGTATACGATAAAATAGTTCACGTCATTGCCACTTTGACTGTTCGCCTCGTGCAATTAGCGTTACGGTGCAATTACGGTGTGTGTAACGCTAATTTCTCGTCGGTGAGGTAACGATACGAGCGCAAAACGGATTGCGGCTGCAATTTGCAATGGTACGCGGGCACACCTGTATCGCGTGCTAACTTTAATTACCTTCAGGACTATTATCGCTGTAATAAAGATGCACATTACGTTGATAAATGTCAGACACGCGCTGATAATGCCATTGCAGAAGAACTCTACGGGCAAGTAGTCGCTGTAGATGTACTTATACGAGCTATTGAAGTTCGTGTAGGACTCCCCTTTGATGTGGGGCATCTTTATAGGGCGGTATATGAGCCATATGCATCCGAGAGCCCAGAACAAGCCCTGCGAACCATAAAGAAGCTCTTAGTCCGATAGGCGCAATTACGCCATTACGCTAATCGTCGTTTACGTTAATTAGCATCATTACGCTAATTATTCGTctaagagaagaaaaaaagaatgatcATTACGTCTCTATTTCCttatttaatctatttttttctctatatcaccttacttaaatttaaatctgtttattttttagtattttaataagtattttaatgtatttgatGCAGAGAGCATTAGCTAAACACTAAACACTAATGAGATACTTGTgctttttccaatattttactATTGCGGTGTGCGATGTCACTTGTGCTTACGCAATTAACAACTGGCGGCAATAATGAGGCCGATATAGCGACGCCAATTAGCGGTCCATTGCTGCCCTGCAGCAGAGCGACTGCAACACCTGTGCCAGATGGAAGAGCCCAAAGAACACCCATCCAGAGCGACCTGTAGTTGCCTCTGTGAAAAAAAAGTGATTagcaattataatttgtaattatataatcgtatGATTGAAGCGTGTGTCCTATTGCATCATCAACTGATTGATTATACAAATGATCATTCTCCCGTACCTGCCCTTCATTTCGTCGGTTGGCCAATCGTTGTAGCCCCAAGGCATCTCGGTTGTGCCGAGAATTAGGCCAAATATGAAGCCGAAGAGTATCGACAGAAAGATACCGAGCATCAGACTTTTCAGGCCGACCAGCTGCAGATCTCGGTCAGCTATGATAGTGCCGAAGGTCAGAGACATCACGGGCCCCTTTGGCCAACGACATAAAACGCCTCAGGACAATTGCAAATAATGACGcgcaagaaaatatatttcggacCTTTACAGTAGAAATAgctaaaatttaatttggcTTCTGGGTTGGAGCCACGTTCCTTGTCATTTTAATTCCATATTTGGAACAAAAAATGATGGGAAATATTTCGGTTCCAAATCGGAACCAATTATAAGAATGTACTTGTTTATTAATGCATTTGAAGAGGTTTACCATAAGGGGCGAGACCAGCATAGCCGCAACGACGTTAGTCGCGCTATTCTCGACTAGACCGAGGGCAGCGAGGCAGCTGCAAAGTTGTAATTCCTTCAACATGATTGTCGTTAACACAACTGTCGCAGTGacatgataattaaattatgtaataatcaaATAGCAATTGTCACTGAAGGGTgaggatttttttcttttagcaGTACTAAATGATGATCTTGTTTTCATCGATTTGAGTAGACTTACCGGAAAGCGTCCGTATTTCTATTTCACTAAAttatgaatttagaaattgcaTATAGAGCAGCGATACGAATTATTTTAGCTTCTTACTCCGCAGTTAATACCAGCAGCACGTAATCAAAGGTCAGATCACCGCCGCTGCGAACACCATCAACAACCTGCTGCACCGTCAACTTCGACCTGATGGATCCAACGAAGGATTCCCAAGCATTGTTACGATCCTCCGACTCTTTCCGCCTAAACGACATAAAATACGTGATGGACAATTGCGTTTTTACCCAAGTTTCATTAAGAAAATCAAGAAACCTGCGAGCAACGTCGTCCTTGATCGCTGTAGTGCTCACACTGCTATACGTGCATTGCGTCGGGATTACGCTAAAATGATTCACGTGATCAATGTCCATTATTTCCGAAGCTGTCGATATTGATTCACTTGCGCGATTCTTCCCACTTAGCGAAAAATCACCTTACTATCGAGTTCATCTTGACGCCGATACCCATCTCGGTCAGGCAATGTATGCAGTTCTCGCAGGGCTCGCCGGCGGGAACCGGAAAAATCACCTTCCACCATAAATTCGCGTTCACATTCGGAaatgtatagatatatatatcgaaggaaatatttgcgatattctttctctctccgtacCTCATAATACATGTCTTCCTTGTCCTTGCACCACACGACGTGTTCTACCTTAAGCTTCTTGAGGAGCTCTTCTAGGACCTAGCGAAGTACATTTATTCATTGAATATATTTGCTTATTCAATAAgccaattatatttatgaagtaaatgtatcttttatttattaatcacttattaattaatcacttGAACAGCTTATCTTAGAACTACCGTTTCTACTCTATCGTACTCTACCGTTTCCATCGACACGAAGACCGGCGTCTTCGACCGTGCAGGATACCCGCGAAGACGCCTCCTAGAATCGACGCCAACGTCGATGCCGACATCAtcatcctcgtcgtcatcatcaacACGACCATCATCCTCCAACGAGAGCAACTGTGCGCGTGTCTTCACTTCTTTCAAACGCAGATCCACCTTCGGTGAAGCAGTGATCTTACTCTTGCTTCTCTCGACTCTCTTCCGCTTCAGGGGCACGCCGAACACGAGCTCGTGCTCGTAGCTCAGTGTGGGAATGCAAACCAGAAACACGACACCCCCGGGCATGCTTGCTGCGTTTGCTTGATAGTTTCTCTCGAAGAATTTCATTCACGCGAGCAGCATCGCGCGATCGCCAAGACTGTCTTGTGCTCCTCTTCGCTGTGCTGTGATCTTCGGAAGATCGAAAGTATCAACTTCATTAGCCtgcgataattattttattgcctGGTTCGTAATTGTCTCGCGAGTTTGATGACGACTTTGACCTTCAGCCGTAAACGTGACACTGAAAATGCTCAAGTTCAGTTCCTATCAAGAGGAATCAAGCCACGTCGTAAAACTGTCTcgtaatttttccatttttctcagGAAAGTGAACGTTAAAAGCATAATGGAGAGAGCGTAACAAAAAGTTTGTATATTTCTAAATGACTCGTGAacaactaaatattattatttcttaaattttcagAATGATTATTGTCGACGAGAATGATCTGTTCAAGATGAACACATAAGGAATCAGGAAACGATGCAGGTAAGAAACTGCAAATAAGGATGTCGATGTAACGGCgttttaagaaataaacatttatttttctttaacaaaTCAACAGTGTAGAGACTAGTGTCTAGAGACTAGTCcgacgtttcttttctttatccaGTCTAAGTAACTAAAGGCCGCGAGGAATATTCCGTTTCGAGGGGAACCTCCAAATccgtgcaaaatcattttattttcattttaccacTATCGTCGTAAGAAACTTtccgtttttctctttttgtcgattttcttctttttttccataaaaCGAGCTTATACCCTGTCACCGTTGTATAGATGCAAAAGTGACTTAGCATCAGGGATTACGCACGCTAAATTAAGTACCCCGCAATATGATGCGTTCGCTAGAACAAGCCTGTCCAAGTTTATCGAGCAAATGGACCTCATTATCTCCAATCTATTCGTTTTTTAACCATCTCAACTGATCAGTAACAGCTGTAGACTACAATGTAATGAGTGAACGAAAAGATGGGAACGCCAGACTCAAGCTTTAACTAATCTAGAGATGCTGaacttaataattaacttatatacgttatttttattaatttctagcTAACTTAAATTAAATCCAAAGATTTCTTTCTATATTGTCCAGTGTTTCTACTTTTTTTCAGTTACTGGGACGAAAATAGCAGTGTTCTGTTCATTAAACTCGGACAGGCTTGATCCGGTAGGAGGTATAAGCGTATAAAAATGCCGCAAACTCCCCATGAATCATGGGGTGACCTGATCAAGGATCAAAAAAGTCCAGTTTCATCTGAGAATTCTAAGCTAATCGTTAATAAAACTCTATTGATCGCGTTGTTGGGTGCGACTAGCGTGAAGATGACGGCGGAATGGTTTCCGCGTGCGGAATTATCCGGAACGCTCGATGACAAGGTTCCACACGTCCTGACGTGATCTCATTCGCTCTCGACAACTCGACAGTCAAAAATAAGCCTCCGGTCATCGAACAAGTTCTGCCGGAAAATTGTTCCCCTCGAGAATCTAGCAGAACTCGACGTTTCCGCTTCCCGCTTGCGCCGAGCGATAGctataattattgattattagtACAGAGTAGATTTTTAGTATAGTCACGTACTAGCGACGGTAACAAGAGTAACAATAAGAACTAGAGCAGCGAACGTGTGTCCCAAGTGATTGTAttccgtttctttctcttttctctcttctcttttctgttaaattttctctctctttcagacCGTCGctaaaataatactaataaatgataacaaaaatagtttGGATGAAGATGCAGCTGAAGAATGAAACGGATGAGGATGCTGGCAATTCGTCTAGTACCGCCTCTAAGAAAACTCGTATGTACATACTGCGGCTTTTACGTAGCTAAGTATTGACCAAGCGATGCCGCGTGGCCGGTATCGACGGTACTGTGCCTACCACGCGCGCATCGTACGTTACTCACGAGTATCTTACTTActggaaagaatttttcttttagtttttaagGCCATACAAAGGGAGAACGGCGCGCCGGTGTCACACATCTGGCCCGTTCGTCTCGTTTGTTTTAGCAAGACGGTAGCCGTATCGTTGACTGCGCGTCCGTTCACTCGTAAAGGAAGAGTCCTAAATTCAGCTGGAACTATATATAACTCTACGCGACTCGTACTCGCGTagatgcatgcatgcatgcgtgcgtacATGCGTCAGGATCACGAGACCTGGTTGCCAGAATCTCGTGTGAGGCTGCGACATCAGACTAACGAATTCGGGCTCCTTGACGCAGATGAATCACATACAGTTTTGGAAATCGTAAAGTTACACGCGAATGTACAACTTTTGATTATGGCGATTTAACAAAGTCACGCTTCGTCATTGTTAGAAATGTTGTTTGTAACTGGTCATTAATTTGCAGTATCAGTAATTGACAATTTGAGGAGTGAAATGTCTCTTCGCGCGAACTTAAACAcaaaaatcttatttaaaaaaaaaacataaaaatgtcgtCGAGAAAATGTGAAAAGATATTACAGTAGAGATGAAATAAGACTATGAATTCTTCTAGAGTTTGATCTGGCGAAGTAAGCAATTATTCACGCTCGAGTACGAGAAACGTTCCACCACAACCTATGCATAAGGATATTCTACTCTAATCTCGTCAAATGTCGTTTTAGTTAAGCTTGCTCGTGCACTTAAGCATCTAACTAGACTTCGAGAACTAACTAGACTTCGAAAATGGCTTCTTGTGAAGTCGGTAGTCTGATCGCAGCCTGAATCGCGCAGCACATATCAGCGATGATCGAATAATGCGATTTCGGTGCGCATTCACCGTCGAATCAACCCCCAAGAGGAGGGTACTCTGAATATTCTGGTAGATAAATCTGGAGGCAAGCTTGGCGACGCGCTTGTTTTTTTTAGAAGATTTTTGCATCGACAAGTGAAATTACCGCCGCCGACGAGGGCGACGGCGAGTACAACGAGTAGTTCCACAGTCCTTAAGGCCACGACGTCTTAGAGACGGATTTAAAAATTAGCCCATGCTCCTAACAAGCGCCTTTGTTATTGAACGCGTCTCAAGCCGGGTTTTCGGAGGAAGCGACAGCGGTCCAAATTCCTGTTTCCTGCTGTCCCTCCTGTCCCCCTTCGCGAGCGATCAGGATATCGAACTCAAGCAAAAGCTCCCACGTTTCAATTCGCAAACGGCATTCGCCGCTTCGTCGCGCTTACTCACGAAAACTAGGAGAAACTCATGCATCGCTTTaacttttagaaaaatatctctCTGTCCCACTCTCTTGTCTCTCCTCGCGCAATCCTTCCCAGCGAATCGACGAAAATTCTTTCGCGTTTTCCTTTACCAACGAAACCCAATCAGAAAGAACATTAACGCGTCTCTCTCGCGAGCAGAACATTCTCCCGTCTTGAGACCAGTTCTCGCGCAGATCTGCAGACTCCGCTCGCATTAACGAGACTCGGATGAGGAGTCGTAAGATCTCTGGCGCGGAAGGCGGCTTGTTAGGGGCAGGTATTCTCAAACGGGGGCACTCGGGCGTCGCAGGAGCGAAGTGAGCAACGTGCGCCGTGGCGGTCGCCGGAAGGGCCGACGCCGTCGACGCTCGACGTCCACGTACGCGGACGACTGCTCCTCGGCGACGGCCCCCAAGGGTCAAgctttctcctcttcctcatcgTCGATGTCCTCTGATGATTCTGACGTGGAGGAGGTGATCAGGGCGGTTGACAGGCTCGGCAGGCCGGGTGAGCACGCGAACGAGTTAAGACGTCGCCTCTGGACGCCCCAACAATCCGGCAATGAGTGGGAAGCGTTGTCCGCCGTTCTGTCCGTCCGGTCGAAGCAGCCGAGCTCCATCATTGACACCCTTCTCGCGGGTACCCGCGGACCTGAAAAGCAGAGCTATGAATGCCAACTGTGAGAGCCGTTTGCGGAACGGCGTTTGGCTGAGCGATCGCCGGTACTTTTCAACAATCATTTCGCACTGCTGCGGAAAGAGATTTACTCTCTAAGAGATCTAACGTCTACCAGTCCAACCACCAATATCCCGTTGCTCCCGAATTTCAGTTTGAACATCTAACGGTAGTATAAAATAGATTGTTTGTTCCTCCTTTGTTCAGAAATTGGTTCATTCCATTTTACCACAAATTCTTTTGTGAgcgataatttttttcttttgacgCTGATTTGCGTACAACTTAGACAGGAGATTGGCTGGTTAAGTCTAGACAGGGAGCTTGTGTATAGtgaataaagattaatatcgTTTTTTGTTTGGAGGATACCGGCGCCCGCCACGGCGCTATTGCAAATATCGCAGCGTGATTTGCCAAATCCGAAAAGCTACTGATGAAACAACGTGAGTAGACAACTAAGAAGCTCATCTGCTCGAGTACTACTCGAGTGCTACTGCTGGGCTACTGCTACTATGTGACAACTATTCTTCTATTATTCAACGCAAAGCAAGAACTGCTAAAACTCCTAAAGAAGACAACAGTCTTCCTACGAAGAAAATCG
The Ooceraea biroi isolate clonal line C1 chromosome 12, Obir_v5.4, whole genome shotgun sequence DNA segment above includes these coding regions:
- the LOC105277759 gene encoding uncharacterized protein LOC105277759 isoform X2, producing the protein MKFFERNYQANAASMPGGVVFLVCIPTLSYEHELVFGVPLKRKRVERSKSKITASPKVDLRLKEVKTRAQLLSLEDDGRVDDDDEDDDVGIDVGVDSRRRLRGYPARSKTPVFVSMETVLEELLKKLKVEHVVWCKDKEDMYYEVIFPVPAGEPCENCIHCLTEMGIGVKMNSIVSVIPTQCTYSSVSTTAIKDDVARRRKESEDRNNAWESFVGSIRSKLTVQQVVDGVRSGGDLTFDYVLLVLTADCLAALGLVENSATNVVAAMLVSPLMGPVMSLTFGTIIADRDLQLVGLKSLMLGIFLSILFGFIFGLILGTTEMPWGYNDWPTDEMKGRGNYRSLWMGVLWALPSGTGVAVALLQGSNGPLIGVAISASLLPPVVNCGLFWALGCIWLIYRPIKMPHIKGESYTNFNSSYKYIYSDYLPVEFFCNGIISACLTFINVMCIFITAIIVLKIKEVAAPYTSTPELRRFWEHDIRLVRDKNISRDNSSLNSSYYDGLSKRKQRALERTLNEAVREAMNDETFRKVQRLSYGQHGPEEIGPRFGLRGCGAAGRSNMKENEDVEEIISEDKDYPRSRKILNSGNTSEDLAALDRLITYLLSQPSNPGGGNLDTWRRSHRASSRGYRQLRGTAADIAETGGVGTTPL
- the LOC105277759 gene encoding uncharacterized protein LOC105277759 isoform X1, translated to MKFFERNYQANAASMPGGVVFLVCIPTLSYEHELVFGVPLKRKRVERSKSKITASPKVDLRLKEVKTRAQLLSLEDDGRVDDDDEDDDVGIDVGVDSRRRLRGYPARSKTPVFVSMETVLEELLKKLKVEHVVWCKDKEDMYYEVIFPVPAGEPCENCIHCLTEMGIGVKMNSIVSVIPTQCTYSSVSTTAIKDDVARRFLDFLNETWVKTQLSITYFMSFRRKESEDRNNAWESFVGSIRSKLTVQQVVDGVRSGGDLTFDYVLLVLTADCLAALGLVENSATNVVAAMLVSPLMGPVMSLTFGTIIADRDLQLVGLKSLMLGIFLSILFGFIFGLILGTTEMPWGYNDWPTDEMKGRGNYRSLWMGVLWALPSGTGVAVALLQGSNGPLIGVAISASLLPPVVNCGLFWALGCIWLIYRPIKMPHIKGESYTNFNSSYKYIYSDYLPVEFFCNGIISACLTFINVMCIFITAIIVLKIKEVAAPYTSTPELRRFWEHDIRLVRDKNISRDNSSLNSSYYDGLSKRKQRALERTLNEAVREAMNDETFRKVQRLSYGQHGPEEIGPRFGLRGCGAAGRSNMKENEDVEEIISEDKDYPRSRKILNSGNTSEDLAALDRLITYLLSQPSNPGGGNLDTWRRSHRASSRGYRQLRGTAADIAETGGVGTTPL